In one Butyrivibrio proteoclasticus B316 genomic region, the following are encoded:
- a CDS encoding ATP-binding protein gives MEKTRQKDLDFLNRYYESGTSNVLVVYGHRNIDDSELINKFLENRKNVYYLARSASEKEQRFLWGKELRNRGIELEEYPSYFKIFDACLSLAGRNPFIIVIRNFEHIVKMSDDFMRELSDFMAQKGKDRQLMFLLESHDINWVENSMVGSLGKLAVSIDDFRKIKHLSFAEMRDNFPSMGYEDAVMTYSVLGGRTRLWKYFNDEFSFKENICRNLLNDNSFLYGEAIRLTEQNLRETAVYHTLLAEMARGVNKLNDLYHVTGFSRAKISVYLKTLIHHDFVYKAYSFGNAGRENVMKGVYKICDPMVNFFFRFVYPNQSSLMQMPKDKFYDIFISAGMQDYVHEAFKAICREYIFNLEERGQFPFEISEEGEWIGKEGNIDIIAQSDTGETALVMCFWGRQATHADYVKLHSDARKARLEGDVIFIFSTGGFDAWLTDAAGKSSESLKLIGLDELTNG, from the coding sequence ATGGAAAAGACAAGACAGAAAGATCTTGATTTTTTAAACAGATATTATGAGAGCGGAACATCCAATGTTTTGGTAGTATACGGCCATAGAAATATTGATGACAGTGAGCTTATCAATAAATTTCTGGAAAACAGGAAAAATGTATACTATCTGGCAAGATCCGCTTCAGAAAAAGAGCAGCGTTTTTTGTGGGGGAAGGAGCTTAGGAACAGGGGAATTGAACTTGAAGAGTACCCTTCATATTTTAAAATCTTTGATGCCTGCCTTTCTCTTGCAGGCAGAAATCCTTTTATAATTGTAATCAGAAATTTTGAGCATATAGTTAAAATGTCTGATGACTTTATGCGCGAACTTAGTGATTTTATGGCCCAAAAAGGTAAAGACAGACAGCTTATGTTTCTGCTTGAAAGCCACGATATCAACTGGGTTGAGAATAGCATGGTAGGAAGTCTTGGAAAGCTTGCTGTGTCAATAGATGATTTTAGGAAAATCAAGCATTTGAGCTTTGCGGAGATGCGTGACAATTTCCCTAGTATGGGTTACGAAGACGCAGTAATGACTTATTCTGTTCTGGGTGGTCGTACCAGACTGTGGAAGTATTTTAATGATGAGTTTTCCTTTAAGGAGAATATCTGCAGGAATCTTTTGAATGACAATTCATTTTTGTATGGCGAGGCGATAAGACTTACTGAGCAGAATCTTCGTGAAACAGCTGTTTATCATACGCTTTTGGCAGAGATGGCAAGAGGCGTCAATAAACTAAATGATCTTTATCATGTCACGGGTTTTTCGAGAGCTAAGATTTCTGTTTATCTTAAGACCCTTATTCATCATGACTTTGTTTACAAGGCCTATTCCTTTGGAAATGCCGGCAGAGAGAATGTTATGAAGGGTGTATATAAGATATGTGATCCTATGGTTAATTTCTTTTTCAGGTTTGTTTATCCTAACCAAAGTAGTCTGATGCAGATGCCCAAAGATAAATTTTATGATATATTTATATCTGCGGGAATGCAAGATTATGTTCATGAAGCTTTCAAAGCTATCTGCAGGGAATATATCTTCAATTTAGAAGAGCGGGGTCAATTCCCATTTGAGATTAGTGAAGAAGGCGAATGGATAGGCAAAGAGGGCAATATCGATATTATAGCGCAAAGTGATACCGGAGAAACTGCTCTTGTAATGTGCTTCTGGGGCAGGCAGGCAACCCACGCAGATTATGTTAAATTGCATTCTGACGCGAGAAAAGCAAGACTTGAGGGAGATGTTATCTTTATCTTTTCAACAGGCGGCTTTGATGCGTGGCTAACAGATGCAGCTGGAAAATCATCAGAGAGCCTTAAGTTGATTGGATTAGATGAATTAACGAATGGCTAA